In Actinomycetota bacterium, one genomic interval encodes:
- a CDS encoding nuclear transport factor 2 family protein has protein sequence MKDQAEAWMRGYLLAWSTDAPNDIAALFTEDAIYRPGPFEEPWEGRDSIVREWIAAGDSSIEWSFEYEVVANEGGTFVIAGITEYPVGVGPTHKSAATYANVWIVHLAKDGRASEFTEYWMAQGDDSA, from the coding sequence ATGAAGGATCAGGCTGAAGCATGGATGCGCGGCTATCTGCTCGCATGGTCGACCGACGCGCCGAACGACATCGCAGCGCTCTTCACCGAGGACGCGATCTACCGCCCCGGCCCCTTTGAGGAGCCCTGGGAGGGACGCGACTCCATCGTGCGGGAGTGGATCGCGGCCGGAGATTCCTCGATCGAGTGGTCATTTGAGTACGAGGTTGTCGCGAATGAGGGTGGCACGTTCGTGATCGCCGGAATAACCGAGTACCCCGTGGGCGTCGGACCGACCCACAAGAGCGCCGCAACCTACGCGAACGTCTGGATCGTCCACCTCGCCAAGGACGGCCGCGCGAGCGAATTCACCGAGTACTGGATGGCGCAGGGGGACGACAGCGCTTAG
- a CDS encoding SGNH/GDSL hydrolase family protein → MRHQRLIALTAVTVALALTSGCVELTSDNVPDWAKPTEVTQQEQPAEETPEQTSPWKLPGERSGHHNKQVLMLGRSVMRGWFDYWEWDGEDPVLDRDYAFYYAELASPPDIGKSAAGYIAQVPDGTVVFFKLCFVDFEANSSADVSARLKENVGYARQVVKATKGRDITLVLGNALPRVTGETTRELVDLHKKYNAELDKLAEGNKNVHVFDLYGTLVSQGGALPKGLAVSPEDSHLNGVGYAVLDEEFFPFLGKLTKE, encoded by the coding sequence TTGAGACACCAACGCCTCATCGCCCTGACCGCCGTAACGGTCGCTCTCGCCCTCACGAGCGGGTGCGTAGAGCTCACTTCGGACAACGTACCCGACTGGGCCAAGCCCACCGAGGTCACGCAGCAGGAGCAACCTGCCGAGGAGACCCCGGAGCAGACGTCGCCCTGGAAGCTGCCCGGCGAGCGGAGCGGCCACCACAACAAGCAGGTTCTCATGCTCGGCAGATCGGTCATGCGCGGCTGGTTCGACTACTGGGAGTGGGACGGTGAGGACCCGGTCCTCGACAGGGACTACGCGTTCTACTACGCCGAGCTCGCATCGCCTCCCGACATCGGCAAGAGCGCGGCCGGCTACATCGCACAGGTGCCGGACGGCACTGTCGTCTTCTTCAAGCTGTGCTTCGTGGACTTCGAAGCGAACTCCTCGGCAGATGTGAGCGCGAGGCTCAAGGAGAACGTCGGGTACGCGCGCCAGGTGGTGAAGGCGACCAAGGGGCGCGACATCACGCTCGTCCTTGGCAACGCACTGCCGCGGGTGACGGGCGAAACCACTCGCGAGCTCGTTGACCTGCACAAGAAGTACAACGCCGAACTGGACAAGCTCGCCGAGGGGAACAAGAACGTGCACGTGTTCGACCTCTACGGCACACTGGTGTCGCAGGGCGGAGCGCTGCCGAAGGGACTCGCTGTCAGCCCGGAGGACTCACACCTCAACGGCGTGGGCTACGCGGTGCTTGACGAGGAGTTCTTCCCCTTCCTGGGCAAACTCACCAAGGAGTAG
- a CDS encoding 4Fe-4S binding protein → MCQFCVQHGDGKRWYLEAGNYITDLESDLARRGYMIDFVQGFDRMRKRANVAAELLDATPALLGDRIRARTNRNQQEHHFGQPVPIEECERIFDIATSIVRVPCVCRSAAGKPESGYCLAVTANPIDDTLAEAFAGFADGPDLPALERLTKDEAVELLRRCEREGLMHSVWTFITPMIGAICNCDLESGCMAMDMTVTHDLKVMWRGEHIIDFAEETCTACGECLELCPFGAISPESGAKRPVVASEKCWGCGVCRARCKSNSLTLVERREVPAFAEAW, encoded by the coding sequence ATGTGCCAGTTCTGCGTCCAGCACGGCGACGGCAAACGATGGTATCTCGAAGCCGGCAACTACATCACCGACCTCGAAAGCGACCTCGCACGCCGCGGCTACATGATCGACTTCGTGCAGGGATTCGACCGGATGCGCAAGCGCGCGAACGTGGCGGCGGAGCTGCTCGACGCAACACCGGCTCTCCTTGGCGACCGGATCCGTGCGAGAACCAATCGGAACCAACAGGAGCACCACTTCGGCCAGCCCGTCCCGATCGAGGAGTGCGAGCGCATCTTCGATATCGCCACGTCGATCGTGCGGGTCCCCTGCGTCTGCCGCTCCGCCGCCGGCAAGCCGGAGAGCGGCTACTGCCTTGCGGTCACCGCGAACCCGATCGACGACACCCTCGCGGAGGCTTTCGCGGGCTTCGCAGACGGTCCCGACCTCCCCGCACTGGAGCGCCTGACCAAGGATGAGGCCGTCGAGCTCCTCCGCCGGTGCGAACGCGAGGGGCTCATGCACTCCGTGTGGACCTTCATCACGCCGATGATCGGGGCCATCTGCAACTGCGATCTCGAGAGCGGCTGCATGGCTATGGACATGACCGTCACCCACGACCTCAAGGTCATGTGGCGCGGCGAGCACATCATCGACTTCGCCGAGGAGACATGCACCGCGTGCGGAGAGTGCCTCGAGTTGTGCCCGTTCGGCGCGATCTCGCCCGAGAGCGGGGCCAAGCGCCCGGTCGTCGCGAGCGAGAAGTGCTGGGGTTGCGGCGTGTGCCGTGCCCGGTGCAAGAGCAACTCGCTCACGCTCGTCGAACGCAGAGAAGTGCCCGCGTTCGCGGAGGCGTGGTAG
- a CDS encoding ATP-binding protein: MPLRLRVSLAIVALLAIVLVVALPLAGWLMERRVAVLEDYEARHESEMVELALDANHENLGGIAEGWGAWDDAYRYVTDPAFRPSFESTDFNRETIEPVDVDAMAYFDADGALVGSVVIASRPDVIPVFVANLAAFSAAYPEFFADTQPLNHTAGYALVGGAPFLVVVRPVTTNSFEDSSGFILVARELSESLAEDIATRISSRVRLLETANAPAEAIPVVADSATSDLRIVAVRSNDTLTTYLGVSDISGRPIGVLAVDHSRQMLEMARDWWTVLVVGFTGLLVFVGLASYVTFQQLVLSRISSLARDVRRIGEEGEHGRRLDISGSDEVAVLANSIDGMLTEIDAKTQELSATVEELEDITHRRDRLFVNMSHELRTPLNSIIGFSGLLASGAVGELAPEQHTQVQMVNRSGMHLLRLINDVLDLARLRAVGMGIDPEDVPVGPLLEEVADMVRPLENGAGVEVIVEAPALDVSVHTDRGRLLQVLLNLASNAMKFTTEGSVALRATATGDVVNFSVEDTGCGIEPADLARVMDEFTRVGMGDSMTAAGTGLGLAISREIVERLGGNLQIRSAVGQGTKFTFSLPRNPVI; encoded by the coding sequence ATGCCGCTTCGCCTGCGCGTTTCTCTTGCGATTGTCGCGCTGCTTGCTATCGTTCTCGTGGTGGCGCTACCCCTCGCCGGGTGGTTGATGGAGCGGCGCGTCGCAGTCCTGGAGGATTATGAGGCGCGACACGAGTCGGAGATGGTTGAGCTCGCCCTGGACGCCAACCATGAGAACCTTGGGGGCATCGCGGAGGGCTGGGGCGCCTGGGATGACGCGTACCGGTACGTCACGGACCCGGCGTTTCGGCCGTCCTTCGAATCTACCGACTTCAACCGGGAGACGATTGAACCCGTTGACGTCGACGCGATGGCGTACTTCGATGCAGACGGGGCTCTCGTCGGCAGCGTGGTGATCGCCAGTCGCCCCGACGTGATCCCGGTGTTCGTCGCGAATCTCGCAGCCTTCTCGGCGGCCTACCCCGAGTTCTTTGCGGATACGCAGCCGCTGAACCACACTGCAGGCTACGCCCTCGTCGGCGGCGCCCCGTTTCTCGTGGTCGTTCGTCCCGTTACCACGAACTCGTTCGAGGACTCCTCGGGCTTCATTCTCGTTGCCCGGGAGCTCAGTGAGTCGCTTGCCGAGGACATCGCCACGCGCATTTCGTCGCGGGTCAGACTGCTTGAGACAGCCAACGCCCCCGCCGAGGCGATTCCCGTGGTCGCGGACTCGGCGACATCGGATCTGCGCATTGTTGCCGTTCGTTCGAACGACACTCTCACGACCTACTTGGGAGTGTCTGACATCAGCGGGAGACCGATCGGGGTTCTCGCGGTGGACCACTCCCGGCAGATGCTCGAGATGGCGCGAGACTGGTGGACGGTTCTGGTTGTCGGCTTCACTGGACTCCTGGTCTTCGTGGGCCTGGCCAGCTACGTCACATTCCAACAGCTGGTGCTCTCACGAATCTCGTCACTAGCCAGAGACGTTCGGCGCATAGGTGAAGAGGGTGAACACGGGAGACGGCTTGACATCAGCGGCTCAGACGAGGTCGCCGTTCTCGCGAACTCCATAGACGGCATGCTCACCGAGATTGACGCCAAGACCCAGGAGCTGTCGGCGACGGTCGAGGAGCTGGAAGACATCACGCACCGGCGTGACAGGCTGTTCGTGAACATGAGTCACGAGTTGAGGACGCCACTGAACTCGATCATCGGGTTCAGTGGTCTTCTTGCGTCCGGCGCGGTCGGGGAGCTCGCTCCGGAGCAGCATACACAGGTGCAGATGGTGAACCGGTCCGGCATGCACCTCCTGCGGCTCATCAACGATGTGCTCGATCTTGCCCGGTTGCGAGCGGTCGGCATGGGCATCGACCCGGAAGATGTGCCGGTTGGCCCGCTGCTCGAAGAGGTTGCCGACATGGTTCGCCCACTCGAGAACGGCGCGGGTGTGGAGGTGATTGTCGAAGCGCCCGCCTTGGACGTTTCGGTCCACACCGACAGGGGCCGGCTGCTTCAGGTCCTGCTCAACCTGGCGAGCAACGCGATGAAGTTCACCACCGAGGGGAGTGTCGCACTGCGCGCTACGGCGACCGGAGATGTGGTCAACTTCAGCGTGGAGGACACGGGGTGTGGAATCGAGCCCGCCGATCTCGCACGGGTCATGGATGAGTTCACCCGCGTGGGCATGGGCGATTCCATGACTGCAGCGGGAACCGGGCTCGGTCTTGCGATCAGCCGTGAGATCGTAGAGCGGCTAGGGGGCAACCTCCAGATTCGGAGCGCGGTCGGGCAGGGCACAAAGTTCACCTTCTCGCTGCCGCGAAATCCCGTCATCTGA
- a CDS encoding ABC transporter substrate-binding protein, protein MLYRNRKTPALTTLALVAALLVALALPLGGCSSSDGASGEPAEETATTTTATFPVTVTDDAGREVTIKAAPERIVSLAPANTEIVAALGMIDELVGVTTFDDYPPEVVDLPKMGDFVTPNMEAIAAAEPDIILATTGVQADVITKLEQTGAVVVAVDPQNLEQLYSSIGMLGKVLGEPDKAAKIVDDMRAGIDYITTIVSAEESATCFIEIAQDPLFTAGKGTLLDDLIAVAGGVNVVTQDGYIGYSLEQLVTDNPQVYLATKGSMSDPADLAKRPGYDKLAAVAGERVAVLDDNLISRPGPRVVEGVGELAVALHPGLFTKK, encoded by the coding sequence ATGTTGTACAGGAATCGCAAGACCCCGGCCCTTACGACCCTCGCCCTCGTCGCGGCGCTGCTGGTCGCGCTCGCGCTCCCGCTTGGCGGGTGCTCGAGTTCCGACGGCGCTTCCGGCGAACCTGCCGAGGAGACCGCGACAACCACGACGGCGACCTTCCCGGTCACCGTCACCGATGACGCTGGACGCGAGGTCACCATCAAGGCCGCGCCCGAGCGCATCGTCTCGCTCGCACCCGCCAACACCGAGATCGTGGCCGCGCTCGGGATGATCGACGAGCTGGTTGGTGTCACGACGTTCGACGACTACCCACCCGAAGTGGTCGATCTGCCCAAGATGGGTGATTTCGTGACGCCGAACATGGAGGCGATTGCCGCCGCCGAGCCCGACATCATCCTCGCGACGACCGGCGTGCAGGCCGATGTCATCACGAAGCTCGAGCAGACGGGCGCTGTCGTGGTGGCCGTCGATCCGCAGAATCTCGAGCAGCTGTACTCGTCCATCGGGATGCTGGGCAAGGTCCTTGGCGAACCCGACAAGGCGGCCAAGATCGTCGACGACATGCGCGCGGGCATCGACTACATCACGACGATCGTGTCCGCCGAGGAGTCGGCGACGTGCTTCATCGAGATCGCCCAGGACCCGCTTTTCACGGCTGGCAAGGGCACTCTTCTGGATGACCTCATCGCCGTTGCCGGCGGTGTGAACGTCGTGACACAGGACGGCTACATCGGGTATTCGCTCGAGCAGCTGGTGACCGACAATCCGCAGGTCTACCTAGCAACGAAGGGCTCGATGAGTGACCCGGCCGACCTGGCGAAACGTCCCGGCTACGACAAGCTCGCCGCAGTCGCGGGTGAGCGCGTTGCCGTTCTTGACGACAATCTCATCAGCCGCCCCGGCCCCCGCGTGGTCGAGGGCGTGGGTGAGTTGGCGGTGGCACTTCACCCCGGCCTGTTCACCAAGAAGTAG
- a CDS encoding iron ABC transporter permease produces MRSASHTRPAVAIAALLALLVIAMLAGVGLGAVRVAPVEVVAAVGRAVTGADAPTADAVIVDIRLPRVLLAALVGACLATAGVLYQALFRNPLADPYILGISSGAGLGAIIAIVGTGGGTIIRYGAVPAGSFLGATLTIGLVVRLASARGRLDTTSLLLAGVAVSYTLAAMTSFIMVFARESMASVVFWMMGGLTSASWPYVAAVAPMFAVGLIVPLANTRALNLMLLGDERAGQLGVEVERFKLLVLGAGSLLVAAAVSVSGLVGFVGLMTPHMVRLVLGPDHRLLVPASAIGGATLMVLADLVARTVLAPVEIPVGIVTALAGGPFFVWLLVRREARR; encoded by the coding sequence ATGAGATCCGCGTCCCACACTCGCCCGGCCGTCGCAATCGCTGCGCTGCTCGCGCTTCTGGTGATCGCGATGCTGGCGGGTGTGGGGCTCGGCGCTGTCCGCGTGGCCCCTGTGGAGGTGGTCGCAGCGGTAGGCCGTGCGGTCACGGGTGCTGATGCTCCTACGGCCGATGCCGTGATCGTCGACATCCGGCTTCCGCGCGTGTTGCTGGCAGCGCTCGTTGGGGCGTGTCTCGCGACCGCCGGTGTGCTCTACCAGGCGCTATTCCGCAACCCGCTCGCCGACCCGTACATCCTTGGCATATCGTCCGGTGCCGGGCTCGGCGCGATCATCGCGATCGTCGGGACCGGGGGCGGGACCATCATCCGATACGGTGCGGTTCCCGCTGGATCGTTCCTGGGAGCAACGCTGACCATCGGGCTCGTGGTGCGGCTCGCTTCGGCGCGCGGGAGGCTCGACACCACGTCGTTGTTGCTCGCCGGCGTTGCGGTTTCATACACGCTTGCTGCGATGACCTCGTTCATCATGGTGTTCGCGCGCGAGTCGATGGCGTCGGTCGTGTTCTGGATGATGGGGGGGCTGACCTCGGCCTCGTGGCCCTACGTTGCGGCCGTCGCGCCGATGTTCGCCGTCGGCCTGATCGTCCCGCTCGCCAACACGCGGGCGCTCAACCTCATGCTGCTTGGCGACGAGCGCGCCGGGCAACTCGGTGTCGAGGTCGAGCGCTTCAAGCTGCTCGTGCTCGGCGCAGGATCGCTTCTCGTGGCGGCGGCCGTGTCGGTCTCAGGTCTGGTCGGCTTCGTGGGGCTCATGACGCCGCACATGGTGCGCCTGGTGCTCGGACCCGACCACCGGTTGCTCGTGCCTGCCTCGGCGATCGGCGGCGCGACGCTCATGGTGCTCGCCGACCTCGTTGCGCGCACCGTGCTGGCACCGGTGGAGATCCCGGTCGGTATCGTGACCGCGCTGGCGGGTGGGCCGTTCTTCGTGTGGCTTCTGGTGCGAAGGGAAGCTCGCCGATGA
- a CDS encoding ATP-binding cassette domain-containing protein, whose amino-acid sequence MSGLRYANATVGYGVAAIVADVALSVAPGELVGLIGPNGAGKSTLLRAVTGVADLIAGSLEIDGAPVARLDARQRARLVGVVPQTFAAPFAFSSRAYVEMGRHAHLGRLEAPGETDAHIVAEVMEVTDTARLADDPVDTLSGGDLQRLTLAQALAQQPRVLLLDEPTSHLDLNHRLQVLDLVRDLADSGMAVLGAFHDLDLAARYSDRLAVVADGAMALTGAPEEVLTPETLREVFAVRAVVGTDAVTGSVSVTPVLREATSVPADGPRVFVVGGSGAGAPIMRRLVLAGFRVSAGALNRGDVDAAVADALGIEFVELPPFGEIDPPAEDRAAHLAAAADVRLVCDVPFGRSNLGNLRAVERAGTPTVLVGEMTPERDFAGGEAAAIWERIVGSGGTCVQDVDAALAAVERLARS is encoded by the coding sequence ATGAGTGGCCTGCGCTACGCGAACGCGACGGTCGGCTACGGTGTTGCTGCGATCGTTGCGGACGTGGCCCTGTCGGTCGCGCCAGGGGAACTCGTGGGGCTCATCGGGCCCAACGGCGCGGGCAAGTCCACGCTGCTCCGCGCGGTCACGGGCGTGGCCGATCTGATCGCGGGCTCGCTCGAGATCGATGGCGCGCCGGTCGCGCGGCTCGACGCTCGTCAACGCGCGCGGCTAGTGGGCGTCGTGCCGCAGACGTTCGCCGCGCCGTTCGCCTTCTCTTCGCGGGCCTACGTCGAGATGGGTCGCCATGCTCACCTCGGACGGCTCGAAGCGCCGGGGGAGACCGACGCGCACATCGTCGCCGAAGTCATGGAGGTCACCGACACCGCGCGGCTCGCCGACGACCCGGTCGACACGCTCTCCGGCGGCGACCTCCAGCGCCTGACGCTCGCGCAGGCGCTGGCGCAGCAGCCCCGCGTGCTGCTGCTCGACGAGCCGACAAGTCACCTCGACCTCAACCACCGGCTGCAGGTGCTCGACCTCGTTCGCGACCTTGCCGACTCCGGAATGGCGGTCCTTGGCGCGTTTCACGATCTCGACCTGGCGGCGCGTTACTCCGACCGGCTCGCCGTCGTGGCCGACGGTGCCATGGCGCTCACCGGCGCTCCGGAGGAGGTTCTCACCCCGGAGACGCTGCGCGAGGTGTTCGCGGTGCGCGCGGTGGTCGGGACCGATGCGGTCACCGGAAGCGTCAGCGTCACTCCGGTTCTGCGCGAGGCCACCAGCGTCCCGGCCGACGGGCCGCGCGTGTTCGTTGTCGGCGGCTCGGGCGCCGGTGCGCCTATCATGCGCCGGCTCGTGCTCGCTGGCTTCCGCGTGAGCGCCGGAGCGCTGAACCGAGGCGACGTCGACGCGGCGGTTGCCGACGCGCTCGGCATCGAGTTCGTGGAGTTGCCGCCGTTCGGGGAGATCGACCCACCAGCCGAGGACCGCGCCGCGCACCTCGCCGCGGCCGCCGATGTGCGCCTGGTCTGCGACGTGCCCTTCGGGCGCTCGAACCTGGGCAACCTGCGGGCGGTGGAGCGGGCCGGGACGCCGACCGTGCTCGTGGGCGAGATGACGCCGGAGCGCGACTTCGCGGGCGGCGAGGCCGCGGCGATCTGGGAGCGCATCGTGGGCTCCGGGGGCACCTGTGTGCAGGATGTCGATGCGGCGCTCGCGGCGGTGGAACGTCTCGCGCGTTCCTAG
- a CDS encoding MBL fold metallo-hydrolase, with protein MPLNDIAPTTTLSVVFLGSGSSGNATAVRWSGGTVLLDCGFSARETMRRLAEHAIPAEEIRAILVTHEHGDHVRGVRVLASRLGVPVYATRGTLHASRLEREAADTRVVCAGEQIAIDSLEVTTFAVSHDATEPVGFRFRSPDGVTLGVVTDTGHLTPEAAEALSGCNLLGIECNHDVEMLTGGPYPWFLKQRILSTRGHLSNDAAGDAVRVLAHDVLESVFALHISRQNNVPGLAVSAVTQALAELGLEVPVTPVAQDCACACTR; from the coding sequence ATGCCACTCAACGACATCGCTCCCACGACGACACTCTCGGTCGTCTTTCTCGGCTCCGGTTCCTCGGGCAACGCGACTGCCGTGCGGTGGTCGGGCGGCACGGTGCTGCTGGACTGCGGCTTCTCGGCACGCGAGACGATGCGACGCCTCGCCGAGCACGCCATTCCCGCCGAGGAGATCCGCGCGATCCTGGTCACGCACGAGCACGGCGACCACGTGCGCGGCGTGCGCGTACTGGCCTCGCGCCTCGGCGTGCCGGTGTATGCGACCCGCGGGACGCTGCACGCGTCGCGGCTGGAGCGCGAGGCGGCGGACACCCGCGTAGTGTGCGCGGGTGAGCAGATCGCGATAGACAGCCTTGAGGTCACGACCTTCGCGGTGTCGCACGACGCCACCGAGCCGGTCGGCTTCCGGTTCCGCTCCCCCGACGGCGTGACCCTCGGCGTGGTCACCGACACCGGACACCTGACGCCGGAGGCAGCCGAAGCGCTGTCCGGGTGCAATCTCCTTGGCATCGAATGCAATCATGACGTCGAGATGCTGACGGGTGGACCGTACCCGTGGTTCCTCAAGCAGCGGATTCTGTCCACGCGCGGACATCTCTCCAACGACGCCGCAGGTGACGCGGTGCGCGTGCTCGCGCACGACGTGCTCGAGTCGGTGTTCGCGCTGCACATCTCGCGGCAGAACAACGTTCCCGGCCTCGCGGTGTCTGCGGTCACCCAGGCGCTTGCCGAGCTCGGGCTCGAAGTGCCCGTGACGCCCGTGGCGCAGGACTGCGCCTGCGCCTGCACGCGCTAG
- a CDS encoding FAD-dependent oxidoreductase, with the protein METRSSESRAGKRSTRRIIIAGGGYAGTTLAVNLGRAVRPNSDVEIMLVEPNPCQQALSELDLVAVGPPRPEFCELWHPAVFKNLPVTVCYNRVDRVDAARRVVVLGPRDEKGKEVPFWRLVIATGAIAFVPPVPGLSEHAVTMWSVANAQELQRRVEAAFKRAVMASTAEERQRVLSFTVIGGGATGIEIIGTLGQMLPIRARAAGIDPADLRVRLVEGRSEILYDLREAQRAKAMRRLKRMGVKTVLGSMVREVTRNAVLLEDGREIDASVLVFCGGAKADPDAIGWGLAADNAGRLVVDETCRSTQHPNVYIIGDVSSFRDSETNRTLPMLAQFAIRQAQHTAGNILRELRDREPVPYHPHQHGEFVSVGPRWGVGWMFGLNLSGIPAIFMKRLTYVLYWWQIGGVPLAWKRTREMLSMQR; encoded by the coding sequence ATGGAGACCAGGTCGTCCGAGAGTCGTGCGGGGAAGAGAAGCACTCGCAGGATAATCATCGCCGGGGGCGGATACGCGGGCACAACGCTCGCCGTGAATCTCGGGCGCGCCGTGCGTCCCAATAGCGACGTCGAAATCATGCTCGTGGAGCCCAACCCGTGTCAGCAGGCGCTTTCCGAGCTCGACCTGGTCGCAGTCGGACCTCCTCGGCCGGAGTTCTGCGAACTATGGCACCCGGCAGTGTTCAAGAACCTACCCGTCACCGTCTGCTACAACCGCGTGGATCGCGTTGATGCGGCACGCAGGGTTGTCGTCCTCGGGCCTCGCGACGAGAAGGGCAAGGAGGTCCCGTTCTGGCGCCTGGTGATCGCCACCGGGGCGATCGCGTTCGTGCCGCCAGTGCCGGGCCTGTCGGAACACGCAGTCACGATGTGGTCGGTCGCCAACGCCCAGGAACTACAGCGGCGCGTCGAGGCGGCGTTCAAGCGGGCCGTGATGGCTTCGACCGCCGAGGAGCGCCAGCGCGTACTCAGCTTCACGGTCATCGGCGGAGGCGCGACGGGCATCGAGATCATCGGGACACTCGGGCAGATGTTGCCGATACGGGCGCGTGCGGCAGGCATCGATCCCGCCGACCTGCGCGTCCGACTCGTCGAAGGCCGTTCGGAGATCCTCTACGATCTGCGTGAGGCGCAACGGGCGAAGGCCATGCGGAGGCTGAAACGCATGGGTGTCAAGACCGTCCTGGGGTCGATGGTTCGCGAGGTCACCAGAAACGCCGTCCTTCTCGAGGACGGACGCGAGATAGACGCCTCCGTTCTCGTGTTCTGCGGAGGTGCGAAGGCCGATCCCGACGCGATCGGTTGGGGACTCGCTGCCGACAATGCCGGCCGACTCGTCGTGGATGAGACCTGTCGCTCGACTCAGCATCCGAACGTCTACATCATTGGTGACGTGTCGTCGTTCCGCGATTCGGAGACCAACCGCACCCTGCCGATGCTGGCGCAGTTCGCGATCCGCCAGGCACAGCACACTGCCGGCAACATCTTGCGCGAGCTGCGCGACCGCGAGCCCGTGCCCTACCACCCTCACCAGCACGGCGAGTTCGTGAGCGTTGGGCCGCGCTGGGGCGTCGGGTGGATGTTCGGCCTCAATCTGAGCGGCATACCCGCCATCTTTATGAAGCGGCTGACGTACGTACTGTACTGGTGGCAGATCGGCGGCGTTCCCCTCGCATGGAAGCGCACGCGCGAGATGCTCTCGATGCAGCGGTAG
- a CDS encoding glutaredoxin family protein: protein MSVALYSLSTCPYCRMTRRFLDDKNVEYELTEVDLLEGQEKEDTVAKIREISGGASFPVVVIDQEVLVGFNKKRMKELLDL, encoded by the coding sequence ATGTCGGTCGCCCTGTACTCGCTTTCGACATGTCCATACTGCCGCATGACGCGGCGGTTTCTCGACGACAAGAACGTCGAGTACGAGCTGACCGAGGTGGACCTGCTCGAAGGCCAGGAGAAGGAGGACACGGTCGCCAAGATTCGCGAGATTTCCGGCGGCGCATCGTTTCCAGTCGTCGTCATCGACCAGGAAGTGCTCGTGGGGTTCAACAAGAAGAGGATGAAGGAGCTGCTGGATCTGTGA
- a CDS encoding ferredoxin-thioredoxin reductase catalytic domain-containing protein — translation MFERGTTIDDLKSFMTPFVDRLGYKFNTETEFVDEVLESELEILELTGDIYCPCRVRTGDPKQDYAIVCPCIPFFRDEFAAIRKCWCGLFILRDIEDGADLLGVVDKPEGPVEVPVFLASDVPPGQIRHMKIGKRDIAVANVDGEFFAVSNVCRHAFGPLAEGFMDGHYVMCPWHGWRYDVRTGTTDHPNADVKTSPVTLRQGEVFVRIG, via the coding sequence ATGTTCGAGCGGGGAACCACGATCGACGACCTCAAGTCCTTCATGACCCCCTTTGTCGACCGACTCGGCTACAAGTTCAACACGGAAACGGAGTTCGTTGACGAGGTCCTGGAAAGCGAGCTCGAGATCCTCGAACTGACCGGCGACATCTACTGCCCCTGCCGGGTGCGCACAGGCGATCCCAAGCAGGACTACGCGATCGTGTGTCCATGCATCCCGTTCTTTCGTGATGAGTTTGCCGCCATCCGCAAGTGCTGGTGTGGCCTGTTTATCCTGAGAGACATCGAAGACGGCGCAGATCTCCTTGGTGTGGTCGACAAGCCCGAGGGCCCTGTCGAGGTCCCGGTCTTCCTGGCAAGCGATGTTCCACCCGGTCAGATCCGCCACATGAAGATCGGCAAGCGCGACATTGCCGTGGCCAACGTCGACGGCGAGTTCTTCGCGGTGTCCAACGTTTGTCGCCATGCCTTCGGCCCGCTCGCCGAGGGCTTCATGGATGGCCACTACGTGATGTGTCCCTGGCACGGCTGGCGCTATGACGTCCGGACCGGCACGACTGATCACCCGAACGCCGACGTGAAGACCTCCCCGGTCACACTCCGCCAAGGAGAGGTGTTCGTCCGGATCGGGTGA